A stretch of the Panthera uncia isolate 11264 chromosome D1, Puncia_PCG_1.0, whole genome shotgun sequence genome encodes the following:
- the LOC125916762 gene encoding olfactory receptor 52M1-like, whose amino-acid sequence MPPLNTSRPSPIAFLLMGIPGLEHLHVWIGIPFCSMYVVAVVGNVTILAVVKAERSLHEPMFFFLCMLSVTDLVLSTSTLPRMLCLFWLGAHDIAFDACLTQMFFIHSFTTMESGFFLAMAIDRYVAICHPLHHTTILTHARITIMGIIVVIRGVAFFSPHPILLKQLPYCRTRTIAHTYCEFMAVVKLACVDTGATTRYSLSVASIIGSCDAILTAVSYAFILRSVFRLPSREASFKALGTCGSHVCVILVFYSTAGFSIFTHRFGKNVPAHVHIFIANMYLLVPPFLNPIVYGVRTKKIQEHVLRALKVKVV is encoded by the coding sequence ATGCCTCCTCTCAACACCTCTCGTCCCTCTCCTATCGCCTTCTTGCTGATGGGCATCCCAGGACTAGAGCACCTGCATGTCTGGATTGGGATTCCCTTCTGCTCCATGTACGTGGTGGCTGTGGTGGGGAATGTGACCATCCTGGCCGTGGTGAAAGCAGAGCGGAGTCTCCATGAGCCTATGTTCTTCTTTTTGTGCATGCTCTCCGTCACTGACCTGGTCCTCTCCACATCTACACTGCCCCGCATGCTTTGTCTTTTCTGGCTTGGAGCCCATGACATTGCGTTTGATGCTTGCCTGACCCAAATGTTCTTCATCCATAGCTTTACCACCATGGAATCGGGTTTTTTCCTGGCCATGGCCATTGACCGTTACGTGGCCATTTGTCATCCACTGCACCACACTACCATTCTCACCCATGCGCGCATCACCATAATGGGTATTATTGTGGTGATTCGGGGCGTAgccttcttttctccacatcccatCCTGCTCAAGCAGCTGCCCTACTGCAGAACACGAACCATTGCCCACACCTACTGTGAGTTCATGGCTGTGGTGAAGCTGGCATGTGTGGACACAGGAGCCACCACACGTTATAGCCTCAGTGTGGCTTCTATCATTGGCTCATGTGATGCCATTCTCACTGCTGTATCCTATGCCTTCATCCTCCGCTCTGTATTCCGTCTGCCATCCCGAGAAGCTAGCTTTAAGGCTCTGGGCACATGTGGGTCACATGTCTGTGTTATTCTTGTCTTCTATTCCACAGCtggtttttccattttcactcaCCGTTTTGGGAAAAATGTGCCTGCACATGTCCATATATTTATTGCAAATATGTACCTTTTGGTGCCCCCTTTTCTCAACCCCATTGTGTATGGAGTAAGGACCAAGAAAATACAGGAGCATGTTCTTAGAGCACTAAAGGTCAAAGTTGTCTGA
- the LOC125916772 gene encoding olfactory receptor 52D1-like, translated as MGPANKSQTSPDTFLLMGIPGLEHLHIWIGIPFCSMYMVAVVGNVTILAVVRAERSLHEPMFLFLCMLSVTDLVLSTSTLPRMLCLFWLGARDIAFDACLAQMFFIHSFTAMESGFFLAMAFDRYVAICHPLHHTTILTHARIAKMGASVVLQGVAFFSPHPILLRQLPYCRTRVITHTYCEFMAVVKLACVDTGATKRYSLSVASVIGSCDGFFIAVSYALILHAVFRLPSQEASFKALGTCGSHVCVILLFYSTAVFTFLTHRFGHNVAPQIHIFIANMYLLVPPFLNPIVYGIRTKKIRDHVLSSLKVKVT; from the coding sequence ATGGGACCAGCCAATAAATCTCAAACATCTCCAGACACCTTCTTGCTGATGGGCATCCCAGGACTAGAGCACCTGCATATCTGGATTGGGATTCCCTTCTGCTCTATGTACATGGTGGCTGTGGTGGGGAATGTGACCATCCTGGCCGTGGTGAGGGCAGAGCGGAGTCTCCATGAGCCTATGTTCCTCTTtctgtgcatgctctctgtcaCTGACCTGGTCCTCTCCACATCTACACTGCctcgcatgctctgtctcttctggcTTGGAGCGCGTGACATTGCCTTTGATGCTTGCCTGGCTCAAATGTTCTTCATCCATAGCTTTACTGCTATGGAATCAGGTTTTTTCCTGGCCATGGCCTTTGACCGTTACGTGGCCATTTGTCATCCGCTGCACCATACCACGATTCTCACCCATGCTCGCATTGCCAAAATGGGAGCTTCTGTGGTACTCCAGGGAGTGGCcttcttttccccacatcctaTCCTGCTCAGGCAGCTGCCCTACTGCAGAACACGAGTCATTACCCACACCTACTGTGAGTTCATGGCCGTGGTGAAGCTGGCGTGTGTGGACACAGGAGCTACCAAACGTTACAGCCTCAGTGTAGCCTCTGTCATTGGTTCCTGCGATGGCTTTTTCATTGCTGTCTCTTATGCCCTAATCCTCCATGCAGTCTTTCGCCTTCCATCACAGGAAGCAAGTTTTAAAGCTCTAGGAACCTGTGGCTCTCATGTCTGTGTCATCCTTCTTTTCTACTCCACAGCTGTCTTTACCTTCCTCACTCACCGCTTTGGCCACAATGtggccccccaaattcatatcttTATTGCCAATATGTACCTTCTGGTACCACCTTTCCTTAACCCCATTGTTTATGGTATTAGAACCAAAAAAATTCGAGACCATGTCCTTAGTTCTCTAAAGGTAAAAGTCACTTGA